The Parus major isolate Abel unplaced genomic scaffold, Parus_major1.1 Scaffold479, whole genome shotgun sequence genome includes the window CCATTTTTATCATCCATTTGGATTTCTGAAATTTACTCGACCATGTACACCGTCAAGTAATGTGTATTCGTTGGCCTCATTCAGAAATcctataaataaaaagaaaccaggCTTGATCTCTATTTTCCCCAAACTGATCTGTGTCGACAATTTACTTTTTTCCGCATTCAAACCACAAGGTGTCATAACTTATAATCATAAGTATTAATGTTTTGTTCCTGTGAGCAAAGCCCAATAATTAGTCATGGACAGTCAACAAgctcctctttccttctttgccATGGTTTGGTTGTTCCTTTGTGGAATTATGCAATTTCATGTTCTGCTCCTGAGGCCATCTCCACCTGACCTTGGTGATAGTTTTCAGTTTCGAGAATTAGTGACCGATGTGTTGTTGTTGGTGGTGCATGCCAGGACATGTAGAAGATTCAAGTAAAGCTTACAAGGATTGGGGTGTCGTCAGTGAGATCATTCCATGGCATATTGACAACGTGTCCTATTTGCATTCTTGCCACCTGCCTGGAAGAattcccagttctctcagcttctcctcatcTTAAGGATACTCCAGTCCCATCAGCATCATGTTGGCCCTGCACTGCTCTTGGTCAACCATGTTCACGTCCATGTGGCCTCATCTGAGGTGAGGAACAGGATGTTCAACTCCCTCAACTTGCCTGTATTTCTCTTCCTAATCCTGTCTCGGTAACTGTGGGAGCTTTTTACTGTAAAGGGTACATGGTGACCTCAAGATCCATTTCAGTTCCACCAGGAACAGAAGGTCCTTCTCTTCTAGAGCACTTTGGTTGCCAAGGGAAGGGCAACTGGTGTCATCCTGAACTTCCTTCAGGGCTTTAACACAGTCCCACATAACATCGTTATCTCTAAACAGTAGACATGTGGGTTTCAAAGGTGGAATAATGAATGGATGAGGAACAGCCAGAGAGTGATGTCAATGGCTCTGTGTACAGGTGGACACCAGTGACGAGGCCTTCAGGCCTTGGACTGATGATCTTGAATACCTTTATCAAGGACATGAGCAGTGAGATCAAGATCACCCTCAGCGTGTTTGCAGGTTCCAGGACACTGAGTGTTGCAGTTGACACAAGAACATGGAGGGATCCCATCAGGAGGGACACTGGGAATGGTGAGAATGTAAGAACCTCATGAGCTTCAACAAATCCAAATtcaaggtcctgcacctgggttgTGACAGTCCCAGACATGAGCACAGCTTTGGAGAGGAAATCCTTAGGAGTAGCTCCACAGAGGGAACACCTGAGAGTTCTGGTGGACCAAAATCATGACAGGAAACAGCAATGTGAATTTTCAGCCCAGAACACCAACCACATACTgggctgcagagaaagaagtGTAGCCGCAGGAATGGCTGGACATCAATTAGAGATGTGAGAATGTAATTATTGTCGTGGCAGAGATCAAACAGATCAAGAGATGGCCATGCATCCTTGCAGTAAAAGAACTTCTGAAAAAGGCTTTCTATCAGACTGACACTTCCTTTCTCCTCAGAGATAAGGATATCTGATTTGGGGTGGTGTGTTGGTGTCTACAGTGGAAGAAGACATGGACTTTGTGAAGCAAGAACAGTACAGGAGCAGCAAGAGCTTGAGAGGACCAAAGAATCATTGTGATTAGAAATGGGAACCATGTGgggtttatttctgtgagaagGGAAGAGCGGACAAAGGAGATGTTGTGAGTGTTCCATGGCATGACCTCACCCATAACACCCCAATTCTTGTGGGCTTTGTTGTCATCTTCTACATGCCTGACACAAAACAACGACACCAATCCTTTGGCCTATACTcctcaaaattaaaaactgccACGAAGGTCAGATGGACACAGCCTCTAAAGAGGgacacagaatcacaaaattcCACAAAGACACGCTGGCACCATAACAAAGGAGGAAATAGAATCACAATGACCATCCAGTAGCAATTAGTGTTTTTTCCTAACAGGATTAAAATATTACAACTGACAGGATATAAATTATGAAACAATATGGGTTGAATGAGGAACATAAGGAAATTCACGTCACAGACCAGACTGGGTAAGACATGATCAAGCACCATTGGCCGCttgtttatttgatttcttaaaGAGGTGAACAAATACACTTTAAATGACAGAGTACATTCCCATGGAATGATGAGAAATCCAAATGGACCACAGCACTGGAACAAATTCAACTTAACCAGGCTCTAATTTCCAGACCATCTCTCTTGATCCTACACAAGAAATAAGGGCATGGGGTCTCAGTCATCAATCAGGAAGAGCTCCCAGGCATGGGGACCTTTCCAAGCAATTTCAGGGTGACCTCCCCAGGAcatcagcagctccctcagcattCCTGGGTGTAACACAATGACTGAGGGACATGCAGTGGCACAGAAGAGGAGCCCAGTCTTCACAAGGCACCGACAAAACACAGGATATGTGCTACAAAATTAGCTCACTGATGACATCGCATTTCTGCTGGGCCCTGGTTGTTTATTCAACCCTCCCTGACTCACATCTAACAATGAAATCCTTCCAAATACAAATGCAATGAAGTTGCTGCCAAGGTCAGATGGACACAGCTTCAAGAATTGGACATGGAATTGCAGAACTACATGAAAGAAAACGCTTCCCAACTCATGACTCCCCAGCCTGCCGAAACAAGGGCGGCTGCCCACAAAATGCCCCAAGGCCATGGGACAAGGCTGTCCCGCCCCTCCAGAACCAGCATAAAAGCCAGCCCAAAGCCTCTCTCCCTCACACACTTCTCCTCACACCTTCTCCTACTGCTCCTGCTGACAACCAGGTGAGCCTCACTCCCCTGACaatcctgctcctgcacctctgGGCCCTGTCTACCAGCACTCTCAGGCTCAGAGGCAATCAcacctccccacagccccacaacAGCCTCCACACTCCCTCACCTTCCTGCATTACCAATCCCTGCATCTctcacccctgccctgcctaACATCTCTCTCTTCCAGGGACCCTCCACACCACACCCATGGCCTGCAACAACATCTGCCGTCCCTGCGGACCCACCCCGCTGGCCAACAGCTGCAATgagccctgtgccctgcaaTGCCAGGACTCCCGTGTCATCATCAACCCTTCCCCTGTGCTGGTCACCATGCCAGGACCCATCATGACCTCCTTCCCCCAGAACACCGCTGTTGGATCCACCTCCTCGGCTGCCGTGGGCACTGAACTCagtgtgcagggacagcccatCTCTGGTGGATTTGGTGGATTTGGTGGATTTGGTGGCTTTGGCTACGGCCTTGGCTATGGCCGTGGATTTGGCTACGGACTGGGCTGTGGCTATGGGCTGGGAGGCCTGGGCTGCTATGGCAGAAGGGGTGGCTACAACTGCTAAGGGCCCTCAGCACCACTCCTGAAATCATGCTCTCACTGTGGGACAAAAAGGCACTGATGATCTGGCAAAATCTCCTCCAAGCAAAGGACCTGTCTGATGGTCCCCCTACTTGCACTCCAGCATATCTTACATCCACTTGCTGCTTATGGCCTTTCAGTCTTCTACCTCAATAAAGTTTTCCTGCATCCCATCTTAAGATgagtcctttttctttctgatccCAAGACTATTCCAGTCGCACTCAGCACAAAGCTGGGGTTCCACACTCTACTGGGGTGGGTTAAAAAAATGCTCCAAGATCTCTTTTAGGATTTATTTCCCCATTCTACTACCAGCTGGCACACCTTGCTCTTCCAGTGCATCCCACAAATCCTTCAGCTACTGGATCAGACCTACACTAAGGCAGATCTATCCCTGCCTCTGGCACAAGCCTCTCTGTCTGGTGTGTTCACTTTTGCTGGGCAGCTGTTGCTTCTGTCCCTCATCATATTCCCGGCCCATCTACAGATCCAAAGAGGCAGGTACCACGTCTTCCTTGTCACTGAGGGCTCAGAGTTCTACACCAAATTCTGGtacaggagagcagagggtgAGATTCCCTTGTTGCAGTCTGTTCGCTTTGTTCTGgttattaatttaaatggtTTGTTCTTAATGTTATTCCCCCCATAAGTTGTAATGGTTTCACCCCCTTGTCAGTTCTGTAaacccctcccctttttcctgaacCTTCCCTGTCCGTCACCCTGTTCCTGCCCCTGAGCCCCATCAATCCATGTAAACCCCACCTTTTGTTCTAGCTCCTTNNNNNNNNNNNNNNNNNNNNNNNNNNNNNNNNNNNNNNNNNNNNNNNNNNNNNNNNNNNNNNNNNNNNNNNNNNNNNNNNNNNNNNNNNNNNNNNNNNNNNNNNNNNNNNNNNNNNNNNNNNNNNNNNNNNNNNNNNNNNNNNNNNNNNNNNNNNNNNNNNNNNNNNNNNNNNNNNNNNNNNNNNNNNNNNNNNNNNNNNNNNNNNNNNNNNNNNNNNNNNNNNNNNNNNNNNNNNNNNNNNNNNNNNNNNNNNNNNNNNNNNNNNNNNNNNNNNNNNNNNNNNNNNNNNNNNNNNNNNNNNNNNNNNNNNNNNNNNNNNNNNNNNNNNNNNNNNNNNNNNNNNNNNNNNNNNNNNNNNNNNNNNNNNNNNNNNNNNNNNNNNNNNNNNNNNNNNNNNNNNNNNNNNNNNNNNNNNNNNNNNNNNNNNNNNNNNNNNNNNNNNNNNNNNNNNNNNNNNNNNNNNNNNNNNNNNNNNNNNNNNNNNNNNNNNNNNNNNNNNNNNNNNNNNNNNNNNNNNNNNNNNNNNNNNNNNNNNNNNNNNNNNNNNNNNNNNNNNNNNNNNNNNNNNNNNNNNNNNNNNNNNNNNNNNNNNNNNNNNNNNNNNNNNNNNNNNNNNNNNNNNNNNNNNNNNNNNNNNNNNNNNNNNNNNNNNNNNNNNNNNNNNNNNNNNNNNNNNNNNNNNNNNNNNNNNNNNNNNNNNNNNNNNNNNNNNNNNNNNNNNNNNNNNNNNNNNNNNNNNNNNNNNNNNNNNNNNNNNNNNNNNNNNNNNNNNNNNNNNNNNNNNNNNNNNNNNNNNNNNNNNNNNNNNNNNNNNNNNNNNNNNNNNNNNNNNNNNNNNNNNNNNNNNNNNNNNNNNNNNNNNNNNNNNNNNNNNNNNNNNNNNNNNNNNNNNNNNNNNNNNNNNNNNNNNNNNNNNNNNNNNNNNNNNNNNNNNNNNNNNNNNNNNNNNNNNNNNNNNNNNNNNNNNNNNNNNNNNNNNNNNNNNNNNNNNNNNNNNNNNNNNNNNNNNNNNNNNNNNNNNNNN containing:
- the LOC107199177 gene encoding feather beta keratin-like gives rise to the protein MACNNICRPCGPTPLANSCNEPCALQCQDSRVIINPSPVLVTMPGPIMTSFPQNTAVGSTSSAAVGTELSVQGQPISGGFGGFGGFGGFGYGLGYGRGFGYGLGCGYGLGGLGCYGRRGGYNC